In Aureibaculum algae, the following are encoded in one genomic region:
- a CDS encoding Ig-like domain-containing protein, whose protein sequence is MRKQLSVLFGLLLLVLFLTDCAKRGRPTGGDKDEDAPLLEKSFPANYSTNFKGKELKLIFDEYVKLKDVNTQLIISPPLKNSPLITPIGTASKTITIKILDTLKENTTYSFNFGQSVTDNNEGNIFNNFKFVFSTGPIIDSLKVNGNIKDAFNKKTDENVTVMLYEINEAFKDSVIYKEKPYYVGNTLDSTVWEITNIKAGEYLLMALGDKSKNYTFDPKEDKIGFVQKNITIPTDSSFSIKIFKEILPFRFTRPFEVSKGHIQFGYEGLADSIKIEPLSVVPDFKSVSNFEKDKDTLNYYFKGSVADSIQFKVSNRKVIDTVIVKLRSKKVDTLRLTRLNSSEFQLKNQLKILSNLPLASADTTKIDFFDQDTIAVKYDMKISEDKSELIFDFEKKYDQKYTMEILPNSIFNFFEQSNDTIKYKFSTKKVEDYGKLFVTLKGVKKFPIIVQLLSSKEKIVQEIYATKEQQYDFIDLLPGKYLLRVIYDENENKIWDTGNFLRKEQPEKVIYIEFKDDLRANWDMTETFIIE, encoded by the coding sequence ATGAGGAAACAACTTTCTGTACTTTTTGGACTTTTACTTTTGGTGCTTTTTTTAACAGATTGTGCTAAAAGGGGAAGACCTACTGGTGGAGATAAGGATGAGGATGCTCCATTATTGGAAAAATCCTTTCCAGCAAATTATTCTACAAATTTTAAAGGTAAAGAGTTAAAGCTAATATTTGATGAATATGTGAAGTTGAAAGATGTAAACACTCAATTAATTATATCACCTCCTTTAAAAAATAGCCCTTTAATAACTCCAATAGGCACGGCTAGCAAAACTATAACTATTAAAATTTTAGATACGTTAAAAGAAAACACAACGTATTCCTTTAATTTCGGACAGAGTGTAACCGATAATAACGAAGGTAATATTTTTAATAATTTTAAATTTGTTTTTTCAACAGGACCTATTATAGATTCTCTTAAAGTAAATGGTAATATAAAAGATGCCTTTAATAAGAAAACAGATGAGAATGTGACCGTAATGCTGTATGAAATAAATGAAGCTTTTAAAGATTCTGTAATCTATAAGGAAAAACCCTATTATGTAGGTAATACCTTAGATTCTACCGTTTGGGAAATTACCAATATAAAAGCAGGTGAATATTTGCTAATGGCGTTAGGCGATAAATCTAAAAATTATACATTTGATCCTAAAGAGGATAAAATTGGTTTTGTTCAAAAGAATATTACAATACCTACAGATTCGAGTTTTAGTATTAAAATATTTAAAGAAATACTTCCTTTTAGATTTACAAGACCTTTTGAAGTGAGCAAAGGGCATATACAGTTTGGATATGAAGGCTTGGCAGACAGTATAAAAATAGAACCTTTAAGCGTTGTACCTGATTTTAAAAGTGTATCTAATTTTGAAAAAGATAAAGATACTTTGAATTATTATTTTAAAGGAAGTGTGGCTGATTCTATTCAATTTAAAGTGTCTAATAGAAAAGTTATAGATACTGTAATTGTGAAATTACGTTCAAAAAAAGTAGATACACTCCGATTAACAAGGTTGAACTCTAGCGAATTTCAGTTGAAAAATCAATTAAAAATTTTAAGTAATTTACCATTAGCATCTGCAGATACAACTAAAATTGATTTTTTCGATCAAGATACTATTGCTGTAAAGTATGATATGAAAATTTCAGAGGATAAATCAGAACTTATTTTCGACTTTGAGAAAAAATACGATCAAAAATATACAATGGAGATTTTACCTAATTCTATTTTTAACTTTTTTGAACAAAGCAATGATACCATAAAATATAAATTTAGCACGAAAAAAGTAGAAGATTACGGTAAGTTATTTGTCACTTTAAAAGGTGTTAAAAAGTTTCCAATTATTGTTCAGTTACTATCAAGTAAAGAAAAAATTGTTCAAGAAATTTATGCTACTAAAGAGCAACAATACGATTTTATTGATTTATTGCCTGGTAAGTATTTACTAAGAGTTATTTATGACGAAAATGAAAATAAAATATGGGACACGGGTAATTTTCTACGTAAAGAACAACCAGAAAAAGTAATTTATATTGAATTTAAAGATGATTTAAGAGCGAATTGGGATATGACAGAAACGTTTATCATAGAGTAG
- a CDS encoding NifU family protein codes for MTAEKLKNEVEKALAEIRPFLESDGGDISLVSIDKNIVKVQLLGACIGCSVNQMTLKNGVEATIKKYAPQIKEVVSVK; via the coding sequence ATGACAGCAGAAAAATTAAAAAACGAAGTAGAAAAAGCATTGGCAGAAATTAGGCCTTTTTTAGAGTCTGATGGTGGAGATATTTCTCTTGTTTCAATTGATAAAAATATCGTAAAAGTTCAGCTATTAGGAGCGTGTATTGGCTGTTCTGTTAATCAAATGACCTTAAAGAATGGTGTAGAAGCCACTATCAAAAAATACGCTCCACAAATTAAAGAGGTGGTTAGCGTGAAATAA
- a CDS encoding amidohydrolase family protein, which yields MEKKRKLRINGHSHLLPYPEEIPQYMKDKGIFWVDKDRKFMLQKDWSRPVTDSSFFLHEKLAWMERFKIDHAVVLNLSQLYGNGLRVEEMKKALRFQNDFNAKIQQEHPSKFTCGFVVHPGFVKGACWEIERCVEQGMQLLCLPTHYMDTIGTWRCIFDEENEPIFELASKLNLAVEIHPYDGEKFIKLENTSWRFHLIWMLAQCADAYHFFTIKGYQERFPNMRTCFAHGGQLAQINLGRRIQGFDGRPDLFEGDYHPRAAVGHKNIFFDTLVHDTGSLKLLIENQGAKQVLIGLDDPYPLGEMESVKQSSYPGKILDLAIDRNIISEAEKDAMWEDNVIQWLCGDDQEAKDKLVKRILN from the coding sequence ATGGAAAAAAAACGCAAATTACGTATTAACGGACATTCACACTTACTACCTTATCCAGAGGAAATACCTCAATACATGAAAGATAAGGGTATTTTTTGGGTAGATAAAGACCGGAAATTTATGCTTCAAAAAGATTGGAGCAGACCTGTAACGGATTCTAGTTTCTTCTTACACGAAAAATTAGCGTGGATGGAGCGTTTCAAAATAGACCATGCCGTGGTACTTAATTTGTCACAGTTATACGGAAATGGACTACGTGTTGAAGAAATGAAAAAAGCATTGCGTTTTCAAAATGATTTTAATGCCAAAATTCAACAAGAGCATCCTAGTAAATTCACCTGTGGTTTTGTAGTACATCCTGGCTTTGTAAAAGGTGCCTGTTGGGAAATTGAACGTTGCGTTGAACAAGGCATGCAATTACTTTGCTTACCCACGCATTATATGGATACTATTGGTACTTGGCGTTGTATTTTTGATGAAGAAAATGAGCCTATTTTTGAATTGGCTAGTAAATTGAATTTAGCGGTGGAAATCCACCCCTACGATGGTGAAAAATTCATTAAATTAGAAAATACATCTTGGCGTTTTCATCTCATTTGGATGCTAGCTCAATGTGCTGATGCGTATCACTTTTTTACTATAAAAGGGTATCAAGAACGATTTCCAAATATGCGAACTTGCTTTGCTCATGGTGGACAGTTAGCACAAATCAACCTAGGAAGACGGATTCAAGGTTTTGATGGTAGACCTGATTTATTTGAAGGTGATTACCATCCTAGAGCTGCTGTTGGACATAAAAACATCTTTTTTGACACCCTAGTGCATGATACAGGTTCTCTGAAATTACTTATAGAAAATCAAGGAGCCAAACAAGTTTTAATTGGCCTAGACGACCCATATCCTTTAGGTGAAATGGAAAGTGTAAAACAATCTTCTTATCCCGGTAAAATTTTAGACTTAGCTATTGATAGGAATATTATAAGCGAAGCAGAAAAAGATGCCATGTGGGAAGACAATGTAATCCAGTGGTTGTGTGGGGATGATCAAGAAGCTAAAGATAAATTGGTGAAGAGGATATTGAATTAA
- a CDS encoding 3-hydroxyanthranilate 3,4-dioxygenase — protein sequence MSKLVSPLNFKEWIEENRHLLKPPVGNKVVWKDGDFIVMVVGGPNNRKDYHYNETPEFFYQVEGDIVLKIIDNGTPKDVHIKEGDIYLLPPKVPHSPQRGANTVGLVIEYKRPEGMRDALLWFCENCTTKLYEEDFTVKNIETDMPVIFDNYYTDKKKRSCPNCGEVMEPPKKVKIE from the coding sequence ATGAGCAAATTAGTTTCTCCTTTAAATTTTAAAGAATGGATTGAAGAAAACAGACATTTATTAAAACCACCTGTGGGCAATAAAGTAGTCTGGAAAGATGGTGATTTTATAGTGATGGTTGTAGGAGGTCCAAACAATAGAAAAGATTACCATTACAACGAAACTCCTGAATTTTTCTATCAAGTGGAAGGTGATATTGTACTAAAAATTATAGACAATGGCACTCCAAAAGACGTCCACATCAAAGAAGGTGATATTTATTTATTACCACCAAAAGTGCCACATTCTCCGCAACGTGGTGCCAATACTGTAGGCTTGGTAATTGAATACAAACGCCCTGAAGGGATGCGAGATGCCTTACTTTGGTTTTGTGAAAATTGTACTACCAAATTATACGAAGAAGACTTTACCGTAAAAAATATTGAAACCGATATGCCCGTAATTTTTGACAATTATTATACGGACAAAAAGAAACGTTCGTGTCCAAATTGTGGTGAAGTTATGGAGCCACCAAAAAAAGTAAAAATAGAGTAG
- a CDS encoding ComF family protein, which translates to MRFFRDIYHLFFPKICVCCKEQLLQNEETLCLKCRFELPITDFITEIDNKVEKAFFGRLPIEFGASLFYYKTKGVSQQLIYQLKYRGQQDIGSLLGNWMGAQLKESQRFPKVDYIVPVPLHAKKLRKRGYNQLTTFGLSLSEIIKTPYLEDVLVRKSKTETQTLKQRFDRWKNVQEIFDVSTSNFFDNTHVLLIDDVITTGATLEACANQILKSNNVKISIVTMAYTE; encoded by the coding sequence ATGCGATTTTTTAGAGATATTTATCACTTATTTTTTCCTAAAATTTGTGTATGTTGTAAAGAACAATTGTTACAAAATGAAGAGACCTTATGTTTAAAATGTAGATTTGAGCTTCCAATAACAGATTTTATTACTGAAATTGATAATAAAGTAGAGAAAGCCTTCTTCGGTCGTTTGCCTATAGAATTTGGAGCATCATTGTTTTATTATAAAACGAAAGGCGTATCTCAACAACTTATCTATCAATTAAAATATAGAGGTCAGCAAGATATAGGTAGTCTATTAGGAAATTGGATGGGAGCTCAATTGAAAGAGAGTCAAAGGTTTCCAAAAGTTGATTATATAGTTCCCGTTCCATTGCATGCAAAAAAACTTAGGAAAAGAGGATATAACCAATTGACTACTTTTGGATTGAGTTTGTCTGAAATCATAAAAACACCTTATTTAGAAGATGTTTTAGTGCGTAAATCAAAAACGGAAACACAAACGTTAAAACAACGTTTTGACCGTTGGAAAAACGTACAAGAAATATTTGATGTAAGTACTTCTAACTTTTTCGATAATACGCATGTGTTATTAATAGATGATGTTATTACAACGGGAGCAACCTTAGAAGCTTGTGCTAATCAAATATTAAAATCAAATAATGTAAAAATAAGTATTGTTACAATGGCTTATACCGAATAG
- a CDS encoding homogentisate 1,2-dioxygenase codes for MPRYHKLGKIPPKRHTIFKNDSGDFYYEELFGTIGFDGMSSLLYHTHRPTQVKAVLNSYDVSPKIAVEKNMKSLSLNGFNVKATADFLESRKIMLANSDCYIALAAPQKSLRDYFYKNTDSDEVLFIHKGSGKLRTFLGNIDFEYGDYLVIPRGMIYQIDFDTEDNRLFIVESKHPIYTPKRYRNWFGQHLEHSPFCERDMHPPSELETFSDKGAFILKVKKQDMIHEYVYAGHPFSVVGWDGYNYPYKLSIHDFEPITGRIHQPPPVHQTFETSAFVICSFVPRLYDYHPQSIPAPYNHSNIDSDEVLYYVDGDFMSRNNIGIGQITLHPSGIPHGPHPGAMERSIGQTKTEELAVMVDTFKPLMVTEEALKIDTGDYHTSWLDENH; via the coding sequence ATGCCTAGATATCATAAATTGGGTAAAATACCTCCTAAAAGACACACCATTTTTAAGAACGATTCGGGTGATTTCTATTACGAAGAACTTTTCGGAACAATAGGTTTTGATGGAATGTCATCTTTGTTGTACCATACGCATAGACCAACACAAGTTAAAGCGGTATTGAATTCTTATGATGTTTCTCCAAAAATAGCTGTGGAAAAAAATATGAAATCATTGAGTTTAAATGGTTTTAATGTTAAAGCAACAGCTGATTTTTTAGAGAGTCGAAAAATAATGTTAGCTAATAGTGATTGTTATATTGCGTTAGCCGCTCCACAAAAATCATTAAGAGATTATTTTTATAAAAATACCGATTCCGATGAAGTTTTGTTTATTCATAAAGGATCTGGAAAATTACGAACATTTCTAGGTAATATTGATTTTGAATATGGTGATTACTTGGTAATTCCAAGAGGAATGATTTACCAAATTGATTTTGATACTGAAGATAATAGATTGTTTATTGTAGAGTCTAAGCATCCTATTTATACACCAAAACGTTATCGAAACTGGTTTGGGCAACATTTAGAGCATTCTCCTTTTTGTGAACGAGATATGCATCCACCAAGTGAACTGGAAACTTTTTCAGATAAAGGAGCGTTTATCCTCAAAGTAAAAAAACAAGATATGATACACGAATATGTGTATGCTGGTCATCCCTTTAGTGTTGTGGGTTGGGATGGTTATAATTATCCTTATAAATTGTCAATCCATGATTTTGAGCCAATTACTGGGCGAATTCATCAGCCGCCACCTGTTCACCAAACTTTTGAAACTAGTGCTTTTGTAATCTGTTCGTTTGTGCCTAGATTGTATGATTATCATCCACAGTCCATTCCAGCTCCTTATAATCATAGTAATATTGATTCTGATGAGGTGCTGTATTATGTTGATGGCGATTTTATGAGTAGAAATAATATTGGCATTGGTCAAATTACGTTGCATCCGTCAGGAATTCCTCATGGTCCGCACCCAGGAGCAATGGAGCGTAGTATTGGTCAAACCAAAACAGAAGAATTAGCAGTTATGGTTGATACTTTTAAACCGCTTATGGTTACAGAAGAAGCATTAAAAATTGATACCGGAGATTATCACACCTCTTGGCTAGATGAAAATCATTAA
- a CDS encoding Mrp/NBP35 family ATP-binding protein: MKFSKEDIYNALDSITAPGEGKSLVESKSIGNIVIFGNEVVVDVVISNPTLQAKKKVEVEIMKAIHDRVYQKIDVKVNVKVNAPAPEKKPSNLIKGKKIEGIQNIIAIASGKGGVGKSTITANLAITLSKMGFKVGVLDADVYGPSMPIMFDVADEKPIAITVDGRSKMKPIESYGVKLLSLGFFTQPDQAVIWRGPMASKALNQLIFDAEWGELDFMLIDLPPGTGDIHLSIVQAVPISGAVIVSTPQKIALADAKKGVAMFEQKNISVPVLGIVENMSYFTPAELPDNKYYIFGKDGARNLAEDLKTAFLGEVPLVQSIREAGDVGHPVALQNDTPLEEAFINITKNLVTQLVKRNDDLPPTEVVKITTMAGCSAVNK; encoded by the coding sequence ATGAAATTTAGTAAAGAAGATATATATAATGCGTTAGATAGCATTACGGCACCTGGTGAAGGTAAAAGTTTGGTGGAGAGTAAATCTATTGGTAATATCGTAATTTTTGGCAATGAAGTTGTTGTTGATGTGGTTATTAGCAATCCTACTTTACAGGCTAAGAAAAAAGTGGAAGTAGAAATAATGAAGGCCATTCACGACCGTGTTTATCAGAAAATTGATGTGAAAGTCAATGTAAAAGTGAATGCCCCTGCTCCTGAAAAAAAGCCAAGTAATTTAATAAAAGGTAAAAAAATTGAAGGAATTCAAAACATAATTGCCATTGCCTCTGGTAAAGGAGGAGTTGGTAAATCAACTATTACTGCTAATTTGGCCATTACTTTATCAAAAATGGGATTTAAAGTTGGTGTTTTAGATGCCGATGTTTATGGACCATCAATGCCTATAATGTTTGATGTTGCTGATGAAAAACCAATTGCCATTACTGTTGATGGACGCTCTAAAATGAAGCCTATTGAAAGCTATGGTGTAAAATTATTATCTCTTGGGTTTTTTACACAACCTGATCAGGCAGTTATTTGGAGAGGACCAATGGCGTCAAAAGCTTTAAACCAGCTTATTTTTGATGCAGAATGGGGAGAACTTGATTTCATGTTGATTGATTTACCTCCAGGAACTGGCGATATTCATTTGTCCATTGTTCAGGCAGTTCCAATTTCTGGAGCTGTAATCGTGAGTACGCCACAAAAGATTGCTTTGGCAGATGCAAAAAAAGGTGTAGCGATGTTTGAACAGAAAAACATTAGCGTTCCGGTGTTAGGAATTGTTGAAAATATGAGCTACTTTACACCAGCAGAATTGCCTGATAATAAGTATTATATCTTTGGAAAGGATGGAGCTAGAAATTTGGCAGAAGATTTAAAAACAGCATTTTTAGGAGAGGTACCACTAGTACAGAGTATAAGAGAAGCAGGAGATGTAGGACATCCAGTTGCGTTACAAAATGACACACCTTTGGAGGAGGCTTTTATAAATATCACTAAAAATTTGGTAACCCAACTTGTAAAAAGAAATGACGATTTACCACCAACTGAAGTTGTTAAAATAACAACTATGGCAGGTTGTAGTGCCGTAAATAAATAA
- the hppD gene encoding 4-hydroxyphenylpyruvate dioxygenase codes for MADIKNLKDLQNTEYGIKKIFEDAEDFLPLLGTDYVELYVGNAKQSAHFYKTAFGFQSEAFAGLETGVKDRVSYVLKQDKIRLVLTTSLEKDGVINEHINEHGDGVKVVALWVDDATKAFEETTKRGAKPFLKPTKEEDKDGVVIRSGIYTYGETVHVFVERKNYKGLFLPGYKKWESHYNPEPVGLKFIDHMVGNVGWGEMKQWCDFYAKTMGFAQIISFTDDDISTEYTALMSKVMSNGNGRIKFPINEPAKGQKKSQIEEYLDFYNGPGVQHIAVATNDIVKTVGAMRDRGVEFLYVPDTYYDDLLERVGEIDEDVEVLKEHGILIDRDEEGYLLQLFTKPVVDRPTMFFEVIQRKGAQSFGVGNFKALFEAIEREQANRGTL; via the coding sequence ATGGCAGATATTAAGAATTTAAAAGATTTACAAAATACAGAATATGGTATCAAAAAAATATTTGAAGATGCCGAAGATTTTTTGCCTTTACTTGGTACCGATTACGTAGAATTATATGTGGGGAATGCCAAGCAATCGGCACACTTCTATAAAACAGCATTCGGGTTTCAATCAGAAGCTTTTGCGGGATTAGAAACAGGTGTAAAAGACCGTGTTTCATATGTGCTAAAACAAGATAAGATCAGATTAGTGTTAACGACTTCTTTAGAGAAGGATGGCGTAATTAATGAACATATAAATGAGCATGGTGATGGTGTGAAAGTAGTAGCTCTTTGGGTTGATGATGCCACTAAAGCTTTTGAAGAAACTACCAAAAGAGGAGCAAAGCCATTTTTGAAACCCACCAAAGAAGAAGATAAAGATGGAGTTGTAATTCGATCAGGGATTTATACCTATGGTGAAACGGTTCATGTATTTGTAGAACGTAAAAATTACAAGGGCCTTTTTTTACCTGGCTATAAAAAATGGGAATCACATTACAATCCAGAACCTGTGGGATTAAAATTTATCGACCACATGGTAGGTAATGTGGGTTGGGGAGAAATGAAGCAATGGTGCGATTTTTATGCTAAAACCATGGGCTTTGCACAAATCATCTCCTTTACGGATGATGATATTTCAACTGAATATACGGCATTAATGAGTAAAGTAATGTCAAACGGTAATGGTAGAATAAAATTCCCAATAAATGAACCAGCCAAAGGTCAAAAGAAATCGCAAATTGAAGAATATTTAGATTTTTACAATGGACCAGGGGTTCAGCATATAGCCGTAGCAACTAATGATATTGTAAAAACAGTAGGAGCAATGCGAGATAGAGGTGTGGAGTTTCTATATGTACCAGATACCTATTATGATGATTTGCTGGAGCGTGTTGGTGAAATTGATGAAGATGTTGAAGTGCTAAAAGAGCATGGAATTTTAATTGATAGAGATGAGGAAGGTTATTTATTACAACTGTTTACAAAACCAGTTGTGGATAGACCTACGATGTTTTTTGAAGTGATTCAGCGTAAAGGAGCACAATCTTTTGGTGTTGGTAATTTTAAAGCTTTGTTTGAGGCGATTGAACGTGAACAAGCCAATCGAGGAACACTTTAG